One Brassica oleracea var. oleracea cultivar TO1000 chromosome C7, BOL, whole genome shotgun sequence genomic window carries:
- the LOC106304834 gene encoding LOW QUALITY PROTEIN: 60S ribosomal protein L22-3 (The sequence of the model RefSeq protein was modified relative to this genomic sequence to represent the inferred CDS: inserted 1 base in 1 codon): MSRGSAAAPKGKKKGVSFAIDCSKXVDDKIMEIASLEKFLQERIKVGGKAGALGDSVSITRDKNKITVTSDGQFSKRYLKYLTKKYLKKHNVRDWLRVIAANKDRNLYELRYFNIAENEAEEED; the protein is encoded by the exons ATGAGTCGTGGAAGTGCCGCAGCTCCAAAGGGGAAGAAGAAGGGAGTTTCCTTCGCCATTGATTGTTCTA CTGTTGATGACAAGATCATGGAGATTGCTTCCTTAGAGAAGTTTCTTCAGGAGAGGATTAAGGTTGGTGGTAAAGCCGGTGCTCTCGGTGATTCCGTCTCAATCACTCGTGACAAGAACAAGATCACCGTCACCTCTGATGGCCAATTCTCCAAGAG ATACCTAAAGTACTTGACAAAGAAGTACCTGAAGAAGCACAATGTCAGAGATTGGCTCAGAGTGATCGCAGCCAACAAGGACCGTAACCTCTATGAGTTGAGGTACTTCAACATTGCTGAGAACGAAGCTGAGGAAGAAGACTAA
- the LOC106306206 gene encoding 50S ribosomal protein L18 — MVIPPAVRPPRLFDYLKPYVLKMHFTNKFVHAQVIHSPTATVACAASSQEKALRETMGVTRDVAAASKIGKILGERLLMKDIPAVAIHMKKEQRYHGKVKAVIDSVREAGVKLL; from the coding sequence ATGGTGATTCCACCGGCGGTTAGACCACCACGCCTCTTCGACTACCTCAAACCTTACGTCCTGAAGATGCACTTCACGAACAAGTTTGTTCACGCCCAAGTCATCCACTCACCGACAGCCACAGTGGCTTGCGCAGCTAGCTCACAGGAGAAAGCACTGAGGGAAACGATGGGCGTCACGCGCGACGTGGCTGCTGCTTCAAAGATTGGTAAGATCCTCGGGGAAAGGCTCCTGATGAAAGATATCCCAGCTGTTGCTATCCACATGAAGAAAGAGCAGAGGTATCATGGTAAAGTCAAGGCTGTGATCGATTCCGTCAGGGAAGCTGGCGTCAAGTTACTTTGA
- the LOC106306205 gene encoding uncharacterized protein LOC106306205 isoform X1, protein MGRCLTKKVFLIRSPILFLHLLISFSSGAMKQDPRGVCVSKGGRFPPYDSEGKPPKPIGKGSKDLTLCQVFRKRTCCSPAQTNPAFVAVRNLATFGEASQECQHLFELLECSICNPNVGVQPGPPRICASFCDKVFEACKDAYFASNALTQMIGPCGVNDIICVKTSNWESNGTSFCEAAGFSVQTNADSRDKPCYGSKASLEPVVESSWRRKPKKKKTPLKTETLSCFKDLLQWVRVMTTIQKVSLGVSFVVAGMFLIRGYRQWNNRNRKQRLVAIQRAARRLGGKANGNSYNAAINRRAVQS, encoded by the exons ATGGGAAGATGCTTAACGAAGAAGGTGTTTCTGATTCGGAGTCCGATCCTGTTTCTTCATCTCCTGATCTCCTTCTCATCTG GTGCAATGAAACAGGATCCGAGAGGGGTCTGCGTTTCTAAAGGAGGGAGGTTTCCGCCCTATGATTCAGAAGGAAAGCCTCCTAAACCGATTGGTAAAGGATCAAAGGATCTAACTCTGTGCCAGGTGTTCCGTAAAAGGACTTGTTGCTCTCCTGCTCAGACAAACCCAGCTTTCGTAGCTGTCAGAAACTTGGCTACTTTCGGGGAAGCTAGTCAAGAGTGCCAGCATCTGTTCGAGCTGTTGGAGTGTTCGATCTGTAACCCCAACGTTGGAGTTCAACCAGGCCCTCCTCGCATTTGCGCTTCGTTCTGTGACAAAGTCTTTGAAGCTTGCAAAGACGCATACTTCGCCAGTAATGCACTTACACAG ATGATTGGTCCATGTGGAGTAAACGACATCATCTGCGTTAAAACCTCGAATTGGGAGTCTAACGGCACATCGTTCTGCGAAGCTGCTGGTTTCTCTGTTCAAACAAATGCTGATTCTAGAGATAAACCGTGTTATGGAAGCAAAGCAAGTCTAGAACCGGTGGTGGAGTCATCATGGCGGAGAAAGCCGAAAAAGAAGAAGACCCCTTTGAAGACTGAGACTTTATCATGTTTTAAAGATCTTTTGCAATGGGTTCGCGTGATGACAACGATTCAGAAGGTTTCGTTGGGAGTGTCGTTTGTTGTAGCAGGAATGTTCTTGATCAG GGGTTACAGGCAATGGAATAACCGTAATCGGAAGCAGAGGCTAGTTGCAATCCAGAGAGCTGCTAGACGATTGGGAGGGAAGGCAAACGGGAATTCATACAATGCAGCTATAAATAGAAGAGCAGTTCAAAGTTGA
- the LOC106306205 gene encoding uncharacterized protein LOC106306205 isoform X2, protein MGRCLTKKVFLIRSPILFLHLLISFSSGAMKQDPRGVCVSKGGRFPPYDSEGKPPKPIGKGSKDLTLCQVFRKRTCCSPAQTNPAFVAVRNLATFGEASQECQHLFELLECSICNPNVGVQPGPPRICASFCDKVFEACKDAYFASNALTQMIGPCGVNDIICVKTSNWESNGTSFCEAAGFSVQTNADSRDKPCYGSKASLEPVVESSWRRKPKKKKTPLKTETLSCFKDLLQWVRVMTTIQKVSLGVSFVVAGMFLIRQWNNRNRKQRLVAIQRAARRLGGKANGNSYNAAINRRAVQS, encoded by the exons ATGGGAAGATGCTTAACGAAGAAGGTGTTTCTGATTCGGAGTCCGATCCTGTTTCTTCATCTCCTGATCTCCTTCTCATCTG GTGCAATGAAACAGGATCCGAGAGGGGTCTGCGTTTCTAAAGGAGGGAGGTTTCCGCCCTATGATTCAGAAGGAAAGCCTCCTAAACCGATTGGTAAAGGATCAAAGGATCTAACTCTGTGCCAGGTGTTCCGTAAAAGGACTTGTTGCTCTCCTGCTCAGACAAACCCAGCTTTCGTAGCTGTCAGAAACTTGGCTACTTTCGGGGAAGCTAGTCAAGAGTGCCAGCATCTGTTCGAGCTGTTGGAGTGTTCGATCTGTAACCCCAACGTTGGAGTTCAACCAGGCCCTCCTCGCATTTGCGCTTCGTTCTGTGACAAAGTCTTTGAAGCTTGCAAAGACGCATACTTCGCCAGTAATGCACTTACACAG ATGATTGGTCCATGTGGAGTAAACGACATCATCTGCGTTAAAACCTCGAATTGGGAGTCTAACGGCACATCGTTCTGCGAAGCTGCTGGTTTCTCTGTTCAAACAAATGCTGATTCTAGAGATAAACCGTGTTATGGAAGCAAAGCAAGTCTAGAACCGGTGGTGGAGTCATCATGGCGGAGAAAGCCGAAAAAGAAGAAGACCCCTTTGAAGACTGAGACTTTATCATGTTTTAAAGATCTTTTGCAATGGGTTCGCGTGATGACAACGATTCAGAAGGTTTCGTTGGGAGTGTCGTTTGTTGTAGCAGGAATGTTCTTGATCAG GCAATGGAATAACCGTAATCGGAAGCAGAGGCTAGTTGCAATCCAGAGAGCTGCTAGACGATTGGGAGGGAAGGCAAACGGGAATTCATACAATGCAGCTATAAATAGAAGAGCAGTTCAAAGTTGA
- the LOC106306204 gene encoding serine/threonine-protein phosphatase PP1, with protein MMTSMEGMVEKGVLDDIIRRLLEGRGGKQVQLSESEIRQLCFNARQIFLSQPNLLELHAPIRICGDIHGQYQDLLRLFEYGGYPPSANFLFLGDYVDRGKQSLETICLLLAYKIRYPSKIYLLRGNHEDAKINRIYGFYDECKRRFNVRLWKIFTDCFNCFPVAALIDDKILCMHGGLSPELDNLNQIREIQRPTEIPDSGLLCDLLWSDPDQKIEGWADSDRGISCTFGADKVAEFLDKNDLDLICRGHQVVEDGYEFFAKRRLVTIFSAPNYGGEFDNAGALLSVDESLVCSFEIMKPALASSSGHPLKKVPKMGKS; from the exons ATGATGACGAGTATGGAAGGGATGGTGGAGAAAGGGGTGCTGGACGATATCATCAGGAGATTGTTGGAAGGTAGAGGAGGCAAACAGGTTCAGCTATCGGAGAGCGAGATTCGTCAACTCTGCTTCAACGCGCGTCAAATCTTCCTCTCTCAACCCAATCTCCTCGAGCTCCACGCCCCGATTCGCATCTGCG GTGATATCCATGGCCAGTATCAAGATCTTCTGAGGCTATTCGAGTACGGAGGCTACCCTCCTTCAGCCAACTTTCTCTTCCTCGGTGACTACGTTGACAGAGGCAAGCAGAGTCTCGAGACCATTTGTCTTCTCCTTGCTTACAAGATTCGTTACCCGTCAAAGATTTATCTCTTGAGAGGCAACCACGAGGACGCTAAGATCAACAGGATATACGGATTCTACGACGAGTGCAAACGTAGATTCAACGTGCGCCTTTGGAAGATATTTACTGATTGTTTCAACTGTTTTCCCGTAGCTGCACTCATCGACGACAAGATCTTGTGTATGCACGGTGGCTTGTCACCGGAGCTGGATAATTTGAATCAGATTCGAGAGATTCAGAGGCCTACGGAGATTCCAGACAGTGGTCTTCTTTGTGATTTGCTTTGGTCTGATCCTGATCAGAAGATTGAAGGGTGGGCTGATAGTGATCGAGGCATCTCTTGTACTTTTGGAGCTGATAAAGTCGCTGAGTTCTTGGATAAGAATGATCTTGACCTCATTTGCCGTGGCCATCAA GTAGTGGAAGATGGTTACGAGTTCTTCGCAAAAAGGAGATTAGTGACGATATTCTCAGCTCCGAACTATGGTGGGGAGTTTGATAACGCTGGTGCATTACTGAGCGTGGACGAGTCTCTTGTTTGCTCTTTCGAGATTATGAAACCTGCCCTAGCTTCTAGCAGCGGACATCCTCTCAAGAAG GTGCCGAAAATGGGGAAGTCTTAG
- the LOC106301699 gene encoding 60S ribosomal protein L18-2-like: MGIDLIAGGKSKKTKRTAPKSDDVYLKLLVKLYRFLVRRTGSKFDAVILKRLFMSKVNKAPLSLSKLVEFMKGKDGKIAVLVGTITDDLRVHEIPAMKVTALRFTERARARIEKAGGECLTFDQLALVAPLGQNTVLLRGPKNSREAVKHFGLAPGVPHSHSKPYVRSKGRKFEKARGKRKSRGFKV, translated from the exons ATG GGTATCGATCTTATCGCGGGAGGTAAGAGCAAGAAGACCAAAAGGACTGCTCCAAAGTCCGATGATGTCTACCTCAAGCTTCTCGTCAAG CTATACCGGTTTTTGGTAAGGAGAACCGGCAGCAAGTTCGATGCTGTGATCCTTAAGAGGCTTTTTATGAGCAAAGTCAACAAAGCCCCTCTTTCACTCTCCAAGCTCGTTGAGTTCATGAAGGGAAAG GATGGTAAGATTGCTGTGTTGGTTGGGACAATAACTGACGATTTGAGAGTGCATGAGATTCCTGCCATGAAGGTTACTGCCTTGAGGTTTACAGAGAGAGCCAGGGCTAGGATCGAGAAAGCTGGTGGAGAGTGCTTAACATTCGACCAGCTTGCTCTCGTTGCTCCATTGGGACAGAACACG GTTCTACTTAGAGGACCAAAGAACTCTCGTGAAGCAGTGAAGCACTTTGGTCTTGCTCCTGGTGTGCCACACAGCCACTCCAAGCCCTATGTTAGGTCTAAGGGAAGGAAGTTTGAGAAAGCCAGAGGAAAGCGAAAGAGTCGTGGATTCAAGGTCTAA
- the LOC106303752 gene encoding sarcoplasmic reticulum histidine-rich calcium-binding protein, whose translation MAASSSSSSSDVSSDSSDSNRRRKDRRRYRRSDREKDSLKVRKKSRSSSKRRRKRRHSSDSSDSSYSDSSSESSESEHERSRRHKKHDKPKKAKDKERSKSHRHKRHKNRDRKNGEGEGSSGPVKLSKFLGRDKDDGERRSAVSGKKIMLKVDKSKEDKAAESKRNELLKFLNASFD comes from the exons ATGGCGGCTTCATCGTCTTCCTCCTCCTCAGACGTGTCCTCCGATTCGTCAGACTCTAATCGCCGCCGCAAGGATCGCCGTCGCTACCGTAGAAGCGATCGGGAGAAGGACTCGCTCAAGGTACGGAAGAAGAGCCGGTCCAGCTCGAAACGACGCCGTAAGCGCCGGCACTCTTCGGATTCCTCTGATTCGTCTTACTCCGATTCCTCCAG TGAGAGCTCAGAGAGTGAGCATGAGAGGTCACGAAGGCACAAGAAGCACGACAAGCCAAAGAAG GCTAAGGATAAGGAGCGAAGCAAGAGTCATCGTCATAAACGTCATAAGAACAGAGACAGAAAG AATGGAGAAGGAGAAGGAAGCAGCGGGCCTGTTAAGCTATCCAAG TTTTTGGGTCGAGACAAGGACGATGGTGAGCGTAGAAGTGCTGTCTCTGGGAAAAAG ATTATGCTGAAGGTTGACAAGTCCAAAGAGGACAAAGCTGCAGAGAGCAAGAGGAATGAGTTGCTTAAGTTCTTGAATGCAAGTTTCGACTAG
- the LOC106304335 gene encoding putative pectinesterase/pectinesterase inhibitor 28 isoform X1, whose protein sequence is MAFGSYDDDSKRKRRYAMISISSVLLVSMVVAVTIGVNVNNHDNGSKEEITASVKAIKEVCAPTDYKKTCEDTLRKDAKDTSDPLELVRAGFNVTMKQITNVARKSQTMIELQKDPRTKMALDQCKELMDYAIGELSNSFVELGKFEFHKVDEVLIKVKVWLSATISHQQTCIDGFKGTKGDAGETIKKALKTAVQLTHNGLAMVTEMSNYLGQMQFTELNSRRLLAQEPSWVDGRVRRLLTAPLSEVKPDMVVAQDGSGQYKTISEAMQNVPKNKNVTFVVYIKTGVYKEFVQVDRTMSDLVFIGDGPDKTVITGEKSFQDGITTYRTATVAIIGDRFIAKNMGFENTAGAAKHQAVGIRVLSDQSIFYNCRFDGYQDTLYAHSHRQFYRDCTISGTIDFLFGDAAAVFQNCILLVRKPLPNQACPITAHGREDPKETTGFVLQGCTIAGEADYLAVKETSKAYLGRPWKAYSKTIIMDTFIPDFIAAEGWQQWKGNFGIDTLFYSEARNTGPGAGVTGRVTWPGIKKLSDEDILGYTPAKYIQGDEWIPSKGVPYTPGLFAGTGSATVAASSDSTQAGSSSNTTGTGPAAAPQAGSSSNTTGSGPAAAPQAGSSSNTTGSGPAAAPGVSAVTNTTGLESPSATPSASPSPSTSPPAITSASPSASPSATPSATPPSASPSISPPASTPST, encoded by the exons ATGGCATTTGGATCATATGACGATGATTCGAAGAGGAAAAGGAGGTATGCAATGATCTCCATCTCTTCTGTTCTTCTCGTTTCAATGGTTGTCGCCGTTACCATCGGCGTCAACGTCAACAATCACGATAACGGAAGTAAAGAAGAGATCACGGCTTCCGTTAAAGCCATCAAGGAAGTTTGCGCGCCAACGGATTACAAGAAGACTTGTGAAGATACTCTAAGGAAAGATGCAAAAGACACATCAGACCCGTTGGAGCTTGTGAGAGCAGGGTTTAACGTGACCATGAAGCAAATAACTAACGTGGCGAGGAAGTCACAGACTATGATCGAGCTACAAAAGGATCCAAGGACGAAGATGGCTTTGGATCAATGCAAGGAGCTTATGGATTACGCAATAGGCGAGCTTAGTAACTCGTTTGTGGAGTTGGGAAAGTTCGAGTTTCACAAGGTGGACGAAGTGTTGATTAAGGTTAAGGTTTGGCTCAGCGCGACGATAAGCCATCAGCAGACTTGTATCGATGGGTTTAAAGGGACGAAAGGTGATGCAGGTGAGACGATAAAGAAGGCTTTGAAAACCGCGGTGCAGTTAACGCATAACGGGCTTGCGATGGTCACCGAGATGTCGAATTACTTGGGACAAATGCAGTTCACGGAATTGAATAGTCGTCGGCTGCTGGCTCAAGAGCCTTCGTGGGTTGATGGGCGTGTGCGTAGGCTCTTGACCGCTCCATTGTCTGAGGTCAAACCAGATATGGTGGTGGCTCAGGACGGGAGTGGTCAGTATAAGACGATCAGCGAGGCAATGCAAAATGTCCCCAAGAACAAGAATGTGACTTTCGTGGTTTACATTAAGACCGGAGTCTATAAAGAGTTTGTTCAGGTGGACAGGACCATGTCAGATCTGGTTTTCATCGGTGATGGACCAGATAAAACTGTCATTACCGGCGAGAAAAGTTTCCAGGACGGTATTACCACCTACCGTACAGCCACCGTTG CAATTATTGGAGACCGTTTCATTGCCAAGAACATGGGTTTCGAGAACACAGCCGGGGCGGCAAAGCATCAAGCTGTTGGAATTAGGGTTCTCTCAGACCAATCCATATTCTACAACTGTAGATTTGATGGTTACCAAGACACACTCTACGCACATTCCCACCGTCAGTTTTACCGGGACTGTACCATCTCAGGCACCATCGATTTTCTCTTCGGAGACGCAGCCGCTGTATTCCAGAACTGTATATTATTAGTGAGGAAGCCACTACCGAACCAGGCATGTCCCATCACCGCACACGGACGTGAAGATCCGAAAGAAACAACAGGATTCGTGCTCCAAGGGTGCACAATTGCTGGCGAAGCGGATTACTTGGCAGTCAAGGAAACTAGCAAAGCTTATCTTGGAAGGCCGTGGAAAGCGTATTCAAAAACTATTATTATGGACACGTTCATACCGGATTTTATTGCGGCTGAAGGATGGCAGCAGTGGAAAGGAAACTTTGGTATTGACACGTTATTTTATTCGGAGGCAAGGAATACTGGGCCGGGTGCAGGTGTCACGGGCCGGGTTACTTGGCCAGGAATCAAGAAGTTGAGTGATGAAGATATTCTTGGATACACTCCGGCTAAGTACATCCAAGGTGACGAGTGGATTCCTAGTAAAGGTGTTCCCTACACCCCCGGTCTTTTCGCCGGAACCGGTTCAGCAACCGTTGCCGCTTCCTCCGATTCTACACAAGCAGGTTCCAGCTCGAACACGACAGGGACAGGTCCAGCGGCTGCTCCACAAGCAGGTTCCAGTTCGAACACAACAGGGTCAGGTCCAGCGGCTGCTCCACAAGCAGGGTCCAGTTCGAACACAACAGGGTCAGGTCCAGCGGCTGCTCCAGGAGTCTCTGCCGTCACTAATACCACTGGCTTAGAGTCACCATCAGCTACTCCTTCAGCTTCACCATCACCATCAACTTCTCCACCGGCTATTACTTCAGCTTCACCGTCAGCTTCTCCATCGGCTACACCTTCAGCTACACCACCTTCGGCCTCCCCTTCGATTTCACCGCCAGCTTCTACTCCGTCTACCTAG
- the LOC106304335 gene encoding putative pectinesterase/pectinesterase inhibitor 28 isoform X2, whose amino-acid sequence MAFGSYDDDSKRKRRYAMISISSVLLVSMVVAVTIGVNVNNHDNGSKEEITASVKAIKEVCAPTDYKKTCEDTLRKDAKDTSDPLELVRAGFNVTMKQITNVARKSQTMIELQKDPRTKMALDQCKELMDYAIGELSNSFVELGKFEFHKVDEVLIKVKVWLSATISHQQTCIDGFKGTKGDAGETIKKALKTAVQLTHNGLAMVTEMSNYLGQMQFTELNSRRLLAQEPSWVDGRVRRLLTAPLSEVKPDMVVAQDGSGQYKTISEAMQNVPKNKNVTFVVYIKTGVYKEFVQVDRTMSDLVFIGDGPDKTVITGEKSFQDGITTYRTATVAIIGDRFIAKNMGFENTAGAAKHQAVGIRVLSDQSIFYNCRFDGYQDTLYAHSHRQFYRDCTISGTIDFLFGDAAAVFQNCILLVRKPLPNQACPITAHGREDPKETTGFVLQGCTIAGEADYLAVKETSKAYLGRPWKAYSKTIIMDTFIPDFIAAEGWQQWKGNFGIDTLFYSEARNTGPGAGVTGRVTWPGIKKLSDEDILGYTPAKYIQGDEWIPSKGVPYTPGLFAGTGSATVAASSDSTQAGSSSNTTGTGPAAAPQAGSSSNTTGSGPAAAPGVSAVTNTTGLESPSATPSASPSPSTSPPAITSASPSASPSATPSATPPSASPSISPPASTPST is encoded by the exons ATGGCATTTGGATCATATGACGATGATTCGAAGAGGAAAAGGAGGTATGCAATGATCTCCATCTCTTCTGTTCTTCTCGTTTCAATGGTTGTCGCCGTTACCATCGGCGTCAACGTCAACAATCACGATAACGGAAGTAAAGAAGAGATCACGGCTTCCGTTAAAGCCATCAAGGAAGTTTGCGCGCCAACGGATTACAAGAAGACTTGTGAAGATACTCTAAGGAAAGATGCAAAAGACACATCAGACCCGTTGGAGCTTGTGAGAGCAGGGTTTAACGTGACCATGAAGCAAATAACTAACGTGGCGAGGAAGTCACAGACTATGATCGAGCTACAAAAGGATCCAAGGACGAAGATGGCTTTGGATCAATGCAAGGAGCTTATGGATTACGCAATAGGCGAGCTTAGTAACTCGTTTGTGGAGTTGGGAAAGTTCGAGTTTCACAAGGTGGACGAAGTGTTGATTAAGGTTAAGGTTTGGCTCAGCGCGACGATAAGCCATCAGCAGACTTGTATCGATGGGTTTAAAGGGACGAAAGGTGATGCAGGTGAGACGATAAAGAAGGCTTTGAAAACCGCGGTGCAGTTAACGCATAACGGGCTTGCGATGGTCACCGAGATGTCGAATTACTTGGGACAAATGCAGTTCACGGAATTGAATAGTCGTCGGCTGCTGGCTCAAGAGCCTTCGTGGGTTGATGGGCGTGTGCGTAGGCTCTTGACCGCTCCATTGTCTGAGGTCAAACCAGATATGGTGGTGGCTCAGGACGGGAGTGGTCAGTATAAGACGATCAGCGAGGCAATGCAAAATGTCCCCAAGAACAAGAATGTGACTTTCGTGGTTTACATTAAGACCGGAGTCTATAAAGAGTTTGTTCAGGTGGACAGGACCATGTCAGATCTGGTTTTCATCGGTGATGGACCAGATAAAACTGTCATTACCGGCGAGAAAAGTTTCCAGGACGGTATTACCACCTACCGTACAGCCACCGTTG CAATTATTGGAGACCGTTTCATTGCCAAGAACATGGGTTTCGAGAACACAGCCGGGGCGGCAAAGCATCAAGCTGTTGGAATTAGGGTTCTCTCAGACCAATCCATATTCTACAACTGTAGATTTGATGGTTACCAAGACACACTCTACGCACATTCCCACCGTCAGTTTTACCGGGACTGTACCATCTCAGGCACCATCGATTTTCTCTTCGGAGACGCAGCCGCTGTATTCCAGAACTGTATATTATTAGTGAGGAAGCCACTACCGAACCAGGCATGTCCCATCACCGCACACGGACGTGAAGATCCGAAAGAAACAACAGGATTCGTGCTCCAAGGGTGCACAATTGCTGGCGAAGCGGATTACTTGGCAGTCAAGGAAACTAGCAAAGCTTATCTTGGAAGGCCGTGGAAAGCGTATTCAAAAACTATTATTATGGACACGTTCATACCGGATTTTATTGCGGCTGAAGGATGGCAGCAGTGGAAAGGAAACTTTGGTATTGACACGTTATTTTATTCGGAGGCAAGGAATACTGGGCCGGGTGCAGGTGTCACGGGCCGGGTTACTTGGCCAGGAATCAAGAAGTTGAGTGATGAAGATATTCTTGGATACACTCCGGCTAAGTACATCCAAGGTGACGAGTGGATTCCTAGTAAAGGTGTTCCCTACACCCCCGGTCTTTTCGCCGGAACCGGTTCAGCAACCGTTGCCGCTTCCTCCGATTCTACACAAGCAGGTTCCAGCTCGAACACGACAGGGACAGGTCCAGCGGCTGCTCCACAAGCAGGTTCCAGTTCGAACACAACAGGGTCAG GTCCAGCGGCTGCTCCAGGAGTCTCTGCCGTCACTAATACCACTGGCTTAGAGTCACCATCAGCTACTCCTTCAGCTTCACCATCACCATCAACTTCTCCACCGGCTATTACTTCAGCTTCACCGTCAGCTTCTCCATCGGCTACACCTTCAGCTACACCACCTTCGGCCTCCCCTTCGATTTCACCGCCAGCTTCTACTCCGTCTACCTAG
- the LOC106303204 gene encoding uncharacterized protein LOC106303204 — protein sequence MENEVMSSASSSSPQPETSKDTIVAVEESNEKATENNNNLSLVPSDQEVMSERRSENPSLGSERGSENPSLGSGAVRTGTEMTMLYPSRSNKIYTCQFCSKGFSTTQALGGHQNAHKHDREWEKKRKEMEEDFPGLSFLNRYIDKPHLLLGGYSEDALSNDNHLGITLESFKRRGSGGVYPSFNSGVGPMNMIAPRMAPTRFFTRNTFTDGSSSRGLGPRPTYAPMFPRNVPPFLRPRSTNLPRNLYPQGNRVGEKDNVVVIDDDDDEPDEDNPKSWDIVHFTIRKKKLKKKEFVMENQVVSSASSSAPQPEICESIIVAVEESKEKAAENNNRGQENPLSEEDNVVEIDDDDDDDDDGDDEAEEAGGTLLSEGCLTLFHFIVYRFKRSCVCIFSRYI from the exons ATGGAGAACGAAGTTATGTCTTCTGCAAGCTCTTCCTCACCCCAACCCGAAACCAGCAAAGACACTATCGTGGCCGTGGAGGAGTCCAACGAGAAGGCAACGGAGAACAACAACAATCTGAGCCTAGTGCCTTCTGACCAGGAGGTTATGTCTGAAAGGAGGAGTGAGAACCCTAGTCTCGGGTCTGAAAGGGGGAGTGAGAACCCTAGTCTCGGGTCTGGTGCTGTCCGAACAGGTACAGAGATGACGATGCTTTACCCATCAAGATCTAATAAGATCTACACTTGTCAGTTTTGCAGTAAAGGGTTCTCAACCACCCAAGCCCTAGGTGGCCACCAGAACGCGCACAAGCATGATCGTGAGTGGGAAAAGAAGAGGAAGGAGATGGAAGAAGACTTCCCCGGACTCTCCTTTTTGAACCGTTACATTGACAAGCCTCACTTGCTCCTAGGTGGGTATTCAGAAGATGCTTTATCAAATGATAATCATCTTGGGATCACTCTTGAATCTTTCAAACGTAGAGGAAGCGGCGGCGTTTACCCATCATTCAATAGCGGAGTCGGCCCCATGAACATGATTGCTCCTCGCATGGCTCCTACTCGCTTCTTCACAAGGAACACTTTTACCGATGGTTCCTCTTCAAGGGGACTTGGGCCCAGACCCACCTATGCCCCGATGTTCCCTAGAAACGTTCCTCCTTTTCTTCGTCCTCGATCCACCAATCTTCCTAGAAATTTGTATCCGCAAGGGAATCGTGTGGGCGAGAAGGACAACGTTGTGGTGATTGATGATGATGATGATGAGCCAGATGAAGATAACCCTAAAAGCTGGG ATATAGTTCACTTCACAATCCGGAAAAAAAAACTAAAGAAAAAAGAATTTGTAATGGAGAACCAAGTTGTGTCTTCTGCAAGCTCTTCCGCACCCCAACCCGAAATTTGCGAAAGCATTATCGTGGCTGTTGAGGAGTCCAAGGAGAAGGCAGCGGAGAACAACAATCGGGGGCAAGAGAATCCACTGAGCGAAGAGGACAACGTTGTGGAGATTGATGATGATGATGATGATGATGATGATGGTGATGATGAGGCAGAAGAAGCTGGCGGTACCCTTCTCTCTGAAGGTTGTTTGACTCTTTTTCATTTTATTGTATATCGTTTTAAACGTTCCTGTGTCTGCATCTTCTCTCGTTACATCTAA